The proteins below are encoded in one region of Neoasaia chiangmaiensis:
- the pspA gene encoding phage shock protein PspA, whose translation MGIFSRLADIVNSNLNAILAGAEDPEKMIRLVIQEMEDTLVEVRSQAVRMIAERKALERRARDMLREEDEWRRKAELALSRDREDLAKAALAARATVEQSRTALERQIAQVSESLDQQHEDISKLQAKLADAKSREKSLTLRHKAAQNRLRTRETLYDGRMENALNRFEQVERALDELEGKSEVYDMGRGGMPGRRQPTLHEELASLETDAAVEDELAALKRKLSARNTSGQADAS comes from the coding sequence ATGGGCATCTTTTCCCGCCTCGCCGATATCGTGAACTCCAACCTCAACGCCATTCTCGCCGGGGCCGAGGATCCGGAGAAAATGATCCGGCTCGTCATTCAGGAAATGGAAGACACGCTGGTGGAAGTGCGCAGCCAGGCGGTGCGCATGATTGCCGAACGCAAGGCGCTGGAACGCCGCGCCCGCGACATGCTGCGTGAAGAAGACGAATGGCGCCGCAAGGCCGAACTGGCGTTGAGCCGCGACCGCGAGGATCTGGCCAAGGCGGCGTTGGCCGCGCGTGCCACGGTGGAGCAATCGCGCACGGCGCTGGAGCGGCAGATCGCGCAGGTCAGTGAAAGTCTGGACCAGCAGCATGAGGACATTTCCAAGCTGCAAGCCAAGCTGGCCGATGCCAAGTCGCGCGAGAAGTCCCTGACCCTGCGGCACAAGGCGGCGCAGAACCGGCTGCGCACGCGTGAGACGCTGTATGACGGTCGCATGGAGAACGCGCTGAACCGATTCGAGCAGGTCGAGCGCGCGCTGGACGAACTCGAGGGCAAGTCGGAAGTATACGACATGGGACGCGGCGGAATGCCCGGCCGCCGTCAGCCGACCCTGCATGAGGAACTTGCCAGCCTGGAGACCGATGCGGCGGTGGAGGACGAACTGGCGGCGCTCAAGCGGAAGCTGAGCGCGCGGAACACCAGTGGCCAAGCCGATGCGTCATGA
- a CDS encoding pirin family protein — translation MIEVRPFDKLGHANHGWLDAKHHFSFADYFDPQRVHWGSLRVWNDDTIAPGTGFGTHPHKDMEIITYVREGAITHQDNLGNRGRTEAGDVQVMSAGTGILHSEYNRERVTTRIFQIWIMPNQQGHKPSWGTKAFPKDERSGQFVILASGYEGDDALPIHSDTRVLGATIKRGQKAEYKLGVDRLGYLVPATGSVEIEGKTVETRDGAAISDTGTLTVHALEDAEIVLVDTTI, via the coding sequence ATGATTGAAGTTCGTCCGTTCGACAAACTGGGTCATGCCAATCACGGCTGGCTCGATGCAAAGCACCATTTTTCATTTGCCGACTACTTTGATCCGCAGCGGGTGCATTGGGGATCCCTCCGCGTCTGGAATGATGACACGATCGCGCCCGGCACAGGCTTCGGAACCCATCCTCACAAGGATATGGAAATCATCACCTATGTCCGGGAAGGCGCCATCACGCATCAGGACAACCTCGGCAACAGGGGTCGCACAGAAGCTGGCGACGTTCAGGTAATGTCCGCGGGAACCGGTATCCTTCATAGTGAATACAATCGTGAGCGCGTCACGACCCGGATCTTCCAGATCTGGATCATGCCGAACCAGCAGGGCCATAAGCCGTCATGGGGGACAAAGGCTTTCCCAAAAGACGAGCGTTCCGGCCAGTTCGTCATCCTTGCCTCGGGTTACGAAGGAGACGATGCCCTGCCGATCCATTCGGATACACGGGTTCTGGGCGCGACGATCAAGAGGGGGCAGAAGGCGGAATATAAACTCGGCGTCGACCGCCTCGGCTACCTTGTGCCCGCAACAGGATCGGTCGAAATCGAGGGCAAAACCGTCGAAACACGGGATGGGGCCGCGATTTCCGATACAGGCACACTGACGGTTCATGCTCTCGAAGACGCAGAGATCGTTCTTGTCGATACCACGATCTGA
- a CDS encoding ABC transporter ATP-binding protein, with amino-acid sequence MNDTVPKIRIRGLTKAFGSKKVLDGIDLDVEAGTSFVIIGGSGSGKSVLLRCILGLIVPDAGSIEIDGEDILRASPARQEALVQRIGMLFQNAALFDSMSVADNIAFGLRAKRRKEGDHRAPRLSRAAARSQAGDILKQVGLDPSVGALAPSELSGGMQKRVGLARAIAGTPEILFFDEPTTGLDPIMGAVIDGLIVDCVKRLGSTAIAITHDMASAQRIGDRAAMLYHGKLVWQGLASELMHSGDPMVDQFTHGRREGPISMELRR; translated from the coding sequence ATGAACGATACTGTACCCAAAATCCGCATTCGCGGCCTGACGAAAGCCTTCGGCAGCAAGAAGGTCCTGGACGGGATTGACCTCGATGTCGAGGCGGGGACGTCCTTCGTCATCATCGGCGGCTCCGGCAGTGGCAAATCCGTTCTGTTGCGTTGCATCCTCGGGCTGATCGTGCCGGATGCCGGCAGCATCGAAATCGATGGCGAGGATATCCTGCGCGCTTCGCCCGCGCGGCAGGAGGCACTGGTGCAGCGGATTGGCATGCTGTTCCAGAACGCGGCACTGTTCGACAGCATGAGCGTGGCGGATAATATTGCTTTCGGCTTGCGGGCCAAGCGCCGAAAGGAGGGCGATCACCGCGCGCCGCGCCTGTCGCGGGCAGCGGCGCGGTCGCAGGCGGGCGACATCCTCAAGCAGGTCGGTCTCGATCCTTCGGTCGGTGCGCTCGCACCGTCCGAACTCTCGGGCGGCATGCAGAAGCGCGTCGGTCTGGCGCGTGCCATTGCCGGCACGCCGGAAATCCTGTTCTTCGATGAACCGACGACCGGCCTCGACCCGATCATGGGTGCGGTGATCGATGGGCTTATCGTGGACTGCGTCAAGCGTCTGGGCAGCACCGCGATCGCCATCACGCATGACATGGCCTCCGCCCAGCGGATCGGCGACCGGGCCGCCATGCTCTATCACGGCAAGCTGGTATGGCAGGGGCTGGCCTCGGAATTGATGCACAGCGGTGATCCGATGGTCGATCAGTTCACGCATGGGCGTCGCGAGGGGCCGATCAGCATGGAATTGCGACGGTAG
- a CDS encoding MlaE family ABC transporter permease, whose protein sequence is MNLLLDPIAAVGRAVLAMVRKAGALALFALAGISHLLRPPFYWGVFFSSLIEIAFFSLPVVALTAIFSGGVIALQSYTGFAQYHVQSAIAGIVVLSVVRELGPVLAGLMVAGRVGAAMSAEIGTMRVTDQIDALRTLSTDPMKYLVAPRLLAGTLALPFLVVIADILGVLGGFAVSTSKLGFAPDSYILATFAAVKPLDVIVGLVKAAVFGFLIALMGCYHGYTSRGGAEGVGSATTAAVVAASILLLAFDYLLTDLFFAQ, encoded by the coding sequence GTGAATCTCCTGCTCGATCCCATTGCGGCGGTTGGTCGCGCTGTTCTTGCCATGGTGCGCAAGGCCGGCGCGCTGGCATTGTTCGCACTCGCTGGTATCTCGCACCTGTTGCGACCGCCCTTCTATTGGGGGGTGTTCTTCTCCAGCCTGATCGAGATCGCTTTCTTCTCGTTGCCCGTCGTTGCGTTGACGGCGATTTTCTCGGGCGGTGTGATTGCGCTGCAATCCTATACGGGATTTGCGCAGTATCATGTGCAGAGCGCGATCGCCGGTATCGTCGTGCTGTCTGTCGTGCGTGAACTGGGGCCCGTCCTGGCAGGGCTGATGGTGGCCGGGCGCGTGGGTGCTGCCATGTCGGCGGAGATCGGCACGATGCGCGTGACCGACCAGATCGACGCCCTGCGCACGCTGTCGACCGACCCGATGAAATACCTCGTGGCGCCGCGCCTGCTTGCCGGGACGCTGGCGTTGCCATTTCTCGTGGTCATCGCGGATATTCTTGGCGTGCTCGGCGGTTTCGCCGTCTCCACCAGCAAGCTGGGCTTTGCGCCCGACAGCTACATCCTGGCGACGTTCGCGGCGGTCAAGCCGCTGGATGTGATCGTTGGTCTGGTGAAGGCCGCTGTATTCGGCTTCCTCATCGCGCTGATGGGCTGTTACCACGGCTACACCAGTCGCGGCGGTGCCGAGGGCGTGGGATCGGCCACGACAGCCGCTGTTGTCGCGGCCTCGATCCTGCTGTTGGCGTTCGATTACCTCCTGACCGATCTGTTCTTCGCACAATGA
- a CDS encoding sugar phosphate isomerase/epimerase family protein, protein MSQSDAPTGLPFLFGMNEFTTQPWRFEEDVARYPALGVEAIEVCEAKLDPARLDAQMKSVIDSGMRISAVQPKIRTFFGSRMAPEPHETEARVAALRDSIGRLAPYAPGTVFVVNTGASPEGDMRRVMDETIRHLRALCPFAAEQGVSIALEPLNPTSLNIESAIWTVGQAMDIVDGVGHSAMGLCLDLWNVWQNADLEAQIRRAGQKITVLQVSDWRTPHSFTDRLVPGQGDIPLGRLLRTTYAAGFRGACTVEIFSSNVPDSLYDGDLARLIQDSRVGLQAAWTNR, encoded by the coding sequence ATGAGCCAGTCTGATGCACCGACCGGGTTGCCGTTCCTGTTCGGCATGAACGAGTTCACGACGCAGCCCTGGCGCTTCGAGGAGGATGTGGCGCGCTATCCGGCATTGGGTGTCGAAGCGATCGAGGTTTGCGAGGCGAAACTCGATCCGGCGCGGCTCGATGCGCAGATGAAGAGCGTTATCGACAGCGGCATGCGCATCAGTGCCGTTCAGCCGAAAATCCGCACCTTCTTCGGCAGTCGCATGGCACCCGAACCGCACGAGACCGAAGCGCGGGTCGCGGCGCTGCGTGACAGTATCGGGAGGCTGGCACCCTATGCGCCGGGCACCGTATTCGTCGTCAACACCGGCGCATCACCGGAAGGCGACATGCGCCGGGTGATGGACGAGACCATCCGTCATCTGCGCGCCCTGTGTCCGTTCGCGGCCGAGCAGGGCGTATCGATCGCGCTCGAGCCTCTTAATCCGACATCGCTCAATATCGAGAGCGCGATCTGGACCGTCGGGCAGGCGATGGACATCGTCGATGGCGTCGGGCATTCCGCGATGGGGCTTTGCCTCGATCTCTGGAATGTCTGGCAGAATGCGGATCTCGAGGCGCAGATCCGGCGCGCCGGGCAGAAGATCACCGTGTTGCAGGTCAGCGACTGGCGGACGCCTCATTCCTTTACCGACCGGCTGGTGCCGGGGCAGGGCGATATCCCCTTGGGGCGACTACTGCGCACAACCTATGCCGCCGGATTTCGCGGCGCATGCACGGTGGAAATTTTCTCCAGCAACGTGCCTGACAGTCTTTACGATGGCGATCTGGCGCGCCTCATCCAGGATAGTCGAGTCGGGTTGCAGGCTGCCTGGACCAATCGGTAG
- the pspB gene encoding envelope stress response membrane protein PspB, translating to MHDDSIIGLVAIILIFGLPFYIAKLVVEGRRERRAQAHAPENWAVLDQAQVQARRLEERIDHLERILDEDAPGWRSRAAR from the coding sequence ATGCATGACGATAGTATAATTGGCCTTGTGGCGATCATTCTGATTTTCGGCTTGCCTTTCTATATTGCAAAGCTGGTTGTCGAAGGGCGCAGGGAACGTCGCGCGCAGGCTCATGCGCCGGAGAACTGGGCTGTGCTCGATCAGGCGCAGGTTCAGGCACGTCGGCTTGAGGAAAGGATCGACCATCTGGAACGTATCCTTGATGAGGACGCGCCGGGCTGGCGTTCCCGGGCGGCACGGTGA
- the pspF gene encoding phage shock protein operon transcriptional activator gives MAPSAKNDENMTPIGQSPAFTAMLDHVSRLAPLDRPALVIGERGTGKELVAARLALLSPRWDRPLVKLNCAALPETLLDSELFGHEAGAFTGAQRRRLSRFERADGGTLFLDEIATASQSVQEKLLRVIEYGSFERVGGNEPIHVDVRIIGATNADLPAMARAGTFRADLLDRLAFDVVNIPPLRARPEDIDILAMHFATRMTASLGRRVFAGFAPSAHATLHSHDWPGNVRELRNAVERSVYRMERHDRPLEEIVINPFAATVMPLPASSIIAAPPAISEPAEPSGSDMPAPTSDFTTKIRAYERRLLEQALVAAQFSQRRAAEALGLTYYQFRHHLRLHGLADKEARQSLGRAKRAE, from the coding sequence ATGGCGCCCTCCGCCAAAAACGATGAAAACATGACGCCGATCGGCCAGTCGCCCGCTTTTACGGCCATGCTGGACCATGTCTCGCGTCTGGCACCGCTCGACCGCCCGGCCCTGGTGATCGGCGAACGCGGGACCGGCAAGGAACTCGTCGCCGCCCGGCTGGCCCTGCTGTCGCCGCGCTGGGACAGGCCGCTGGTCAAGCTGAACTGCGCCGCCCTGCCGGAAACCCTGCTGGACAGCGAGCTGTTCGGTCATGAGGCAGGCGCCTTCACCGGCGCGCAACGCCGCCGCCTGTCGCGGTTCGAACGCGCGGATGGCGGCACGCTGTTTCTGGATGAGATCGCCACGGCCTCCCAGTCCGTGCAGGAAAAACTTCTCCGGGTGATCGAATACGGCAGCTTCGAACGTGTCGGTGGCAACGAGCCGATCCATGTCGATGTCCGCATCATCGGCGCGACGAACGCCGACCTGCCCGCCATGGCCCGCGCCGGCACCTTCCGCGCCGACCTGCTGGACCGGCTGGCCTTCGATGTCGTCAATATCCCGCCCCTGCGCGCCCGGCCGGAGGATATCGACATCCTGGCCATGCATTTCGCCACGCGGATGACGGCCAGCCTGGGACGCCGCGTTTTCGCGGGCTTCGCCCCATCCGCCCACGCCACCCTGCACAGCCATGACTGGCCGGGCAATGTGCGCGAATTGCGCAATGCCGTCGAACGCAGCGTCTACCGCATGGAACGCCATGACCGGCCGCTGGAAGAGATCGTCATCAACCCCTTCGCGGCCACTGTCATGCCGCTGCCCGCCAGCAGCATCATTGCCGCGCCCCCGGCGATTTCCGAACCCGCCGAGCCGTCCGGCAGCGACATGCCGGCGCCGACGAGCGATTTCACCACCAAAATCCGGGCCTACGAACGGCGTCTGCTGGAACAGGCCCTTGTCGCCGCCCAGTTCAGCCAGCGCCGCGCCGCCGAAGCGTTGGGGCTGACATACTATCAGTTCCGGCATCACCTTCGTCTGCACGGTCTGGCCGACAAGGAAGCGAGACAGTCTCTGGGGCGCGCCAAACGCGCGGAATGA